One stretch of Siphonobacter curvatus DNA includes these proteins:
- a CDS encoding FecR family protein translates to MVDYVHYQIEDFIGDEAFRRWVLKPTVADTIFWENWLQSHPQRADRIWAARQFVEALQEAQENLSDSDFEQQINRITDARLSREAQTVPTQPHFWKKIRVAAAVVLVVGMGSLFYYVYQPSFRTTHVEATKTTELRTITNRTSSPQLLTLMDGSRVKLEPGSQVRFPKTFDEKQRNVYLEGEAFFEVTRNPEQPFVVYAHELVAKVLGTSFTIRSFEKNVQVVVRTGKVAVFTRTTQEKAKPVILTPNQQVVFTEKKPELKRTLVEAPQPTPEALGQTLSFDRTPLPQVFDQLQKTYQIPITYNRTVFSECQLTAELGQEPLFEKLDMICRTVNAHYEVRDGQIFIQGKKCQ, encoded by the coding sequence ATGGTTGATTATGTACACTATCAAATTGAAGATTTTATCGGAGATGAGGCCTTTCGTCGATGGGTACTAAAACCGACCGTAGCGGATACGATTTTCTGGGAGAACTGGCTGCAATCGCATCCGCAGCGAGCTGACCGGATCTGGGCGGCCCGGCAATTCGTCGAAGCCCTACAGGAAGCTCAGGAAAACCTTTCCGATAGCGATTTCGAACAACAGATAAACCGGATTACTGATGCTCGTCTATCCCGTGAAGCCCAAACCGTACCTACTCAACCTCATTTTTGGAAGAAAATTCGCGTAGCCGCTGCCGTCGTACTGGTCGTGGGTATGGGAAGCCTGTTTTATTACGTTTATCAGCCCTCGTTTCGTACGACCCACGTTGAAGCGACGAAGACGACGGAGTTGCGTACAATTACCAATCGCACTTCGTCGCCTCAGTTGCTGACGCTGATGGATGGCAGCCGGGTTAAACTCGAACCCGGCAGTCAGGTCCGGTTCCCAAAAACGTTCGATGAAAAGCAACGTAACGTTTATCTGGAAGGAGAGGCCTTCTTTGAAGTAACCCGTAATCCGGAGCAACCATTCGTGGTGTACGCTCACGAACTGGTGGCTAAAGTATTGGGTACCAGCTTTACCATTCGTTCGTTCGAAAAAAACGTACAAGTCGTGGTACGAACCGGGAAAGTGGCCGTATTCACCCGAACGACTCAGGAAAAGGCCAAGCCGGTCATTCTGACGCCCAATCAGCAAGTTGTATTCACGGAAAAGAAACCCGAATTAAAGCGAACCCTGGTAGAGGCTCCGCAACCGACGCCAGAGGCCCTAGGCCAAACGCTTTCATTTGATCGTACCCCCTTACCTCAGGTCTTTGATCAGCTACAAAAAACCTATCAAATACCGATAACGTATAATCGTACCGTTTTCTCCGAATGCCAGCTGACCGCCGAGCTAGGCCAGGAACCACTCTTTGAAAAACTGGACATGATTTGCCGAACCGTAAACGCCCATTACGAAGTTAGAGACGGCCAGATTTTCATTCAGGGAAAGAAGTGCCAGTAA
- a CDS encoding DinB family protein, with protein MHTMKRKQVLKTLLAGLVVSPVRAAAPATDFQQEFQKAWKRSRDYTLTIFNQMPEEHLNFKPTPEMFSFRMQFVHSMIYTTAQLASRLNVKDPYETAQGWNQRSKADVAAELGRFYDWVQQTVATQTPAQLSKMQEFVGEELTGPQLFYALENHIIHHRGQGIVYLRLKGITPEGYFGW; from the coding sequence ATGCACACCATGAAACGGAAACAGGTGCTAAAGACATTGCTGGCGGGTTTGGTCGTCAGTCCGGTACGGGCAGCCGCTCCGGCTACTGATTTTCAGCAGGAATTTCAAAAGGCCTGGAAACGCTCGCGGGACTATACGCTGACGATTTTCAATCAGATGCCGGAAGAACACCTGAACTTCAAGCCAACGCCCGAGATGTTTTCGTTTCGAATGCAATTTGTGCATTCTATGATTTATACAACGGCTCAGCTCGCCAGCCGACTCAACGTAAAAGATCCCTACGAAACGGCTCAAGGCTGGAATCAGCGTAGCAAGGCGGATGTGGCCGCCGAACTGGGACGATTTTACGATTGGGTACAACAGACCGTAGCCACGCAAACGCCCGCTCAGCTCAGCAAAATGCAGGAGTTTGTCGGTGAAGAACTAACGGGGCCGCAATTATTCTACGCCCTCGAAAATCACATCATCCACCACCGGGGGCAGGGAATCGTATATCTGCGGCTAAAAGGTATTACGCCGGAAGGCTATTTCGGCTGGTAA
- a CDS encoding TonB-dependent siderophore receptor yields the protein MMKRFISLVFFLLMAQLVWAQIGSLEGKVTSETGEPLPAANLMLEGTRYGVSSDESGNFRILQIPTGSYQLKVSSIGYKTVYRKITIRENHTQKLNLTLVSTTGELEVVEVFGARGKQPEKLEAITRLPLKPSDQIQSISVISDKLIEQQGALTVIEGVRNVPGVYTYSTYGGVKESISSRGFRGIPTLKNGVRVMTDFRGMGYPTDMQGVENIQVMKGSAALTQGLGQSSGQATDLGAPGGIVNVVTKTPKFVNEGSISLRGGSWGLFRPTFDVQGLLGDSKKVAFRIDGAYQTGGKFRKGMEYESFYINPSLAIRPDDKTQITLEMDFYNVNQTIDAGTVNLSVGNVANEIYDIPNNRMLGFNSDISTVKHSTYTASFKRYLDTDNKLYVRGAVYRSVFDADAIRTSLTALARKKDTNDVQVNLYRRSISHNQPRLDKNTVIQFDLVGDQIETGAIRHTFMIGADYKLTDLTESAYNTINIPGIINVFDPATISNTLPYGTANFTKTGETLSKTTNMGLTAQDVISVTDWLKAFVGIRYSTNQSTSPLNSAFTRTHFWNPLGGIMVTVKKGLNLFASYTNSTRPENVSQVDENGNTFGNSFVNQIEAGIKSDWLNNRLRFNLTLYRIEQKNLIEQLYDVNNAPIQVNGRNVYRASGDDRRQGVEVELTGRILENLEAIVGYSMIDAQYRNTVVNVEGSAPNNTPKHTFNGWLNYTVNRGSLKNLNVGLGVYYLGERPYNDWTQVGYLTHGLDTSKEPWYNKAYTLVNAQLGYQINQQWGLRVLANNLFGTVGYDAYRTSFIDRIQPRNFSGILTYRF from the coding sequence ATGATGAAACGTTTTATTTCGCTTGTCTTTTTCCTGCTGATGGCTCAGCTTGTTTGGGCTCAGATCGGAAGTCTGGAAGGAAAAGTAACTTCCGAAACCGGTGAACCACTACCCGCCGCCAACCTCATGCTGGAAGGTACCCGCTACGGGGTGTCCAGCGACGAATCCGGGAATTTCCGAATCCTGCAAATTCCGACGGGTTCCTATCAGTTAAAAGTTTCCAGCATCGGTTACAAGACGGTATACCGAAAAATCACGATCCGCGAAAACCACACCCAGAAACTGAATCTGACCCTGGTATCCACTACGGGCGAGCTGGAAGTAGTGGAAGTATTCGGTGCTCGGGGTAAGCAACCCGAAAAACTCGAAGCCATTACACGTTTACCGCTCAAACCCAGCGATCAGATTCAGAGTATTTCGGTGATTTCCGATAAACTCATTGAACAGCAGGGAGCCTTGACGGTCATCGAAGGCGTCCGCAACGTACCCGGCGTTTATACCTATTCGACCTACGGGGGCGTGAAGGAAAGTATTTCTTCGCGGGGCTTCCGAGGCATTCCTACGCTGAAAAACGGCGTTCGGGTTATGACGGATTTCCGCGGGATGGGCTATCCAACCGATATGCAGGGCGTCGAAAACATTCAGGTGATGAAAGGTTCGGCGGCTCTGACGCAGGGACTGGGTCAGTCCTCTGGCCAGGCTACGGATCTGGGGGCTCCCGGTGGAATCGTAAACGTGGTGACGAAAACGCCGAAGTTCGTCAATGAAGGTTCAATATCGCTTCGCGGCGGAAGCTGGGGCTTGTTCCGCCCCACGTTCGACGTACAGGGCTTACTGGGTGATTCAAAGAAAGTAGCGTTCCGGATTGATGGGGCCTACCAGACGGGCGGAAAATTCCGCAAGGGCATGGAGTACGAATCCTTCTATATCAATCCCTCGCTGGCGATTCGTCCCGATGATAAAACCCAGATCACGCTGGAAATGGATTTCTACAACGTGAATCAGACCATCGATGCGGGTACGGTGAACCTCTCGGTCGGTAACGTCGCCAACGAAATTTACGACATTCCCAACAACCGGATGCTGGGCTTCAACTCCGACATTTCGACGGTGAAACACAGCACCTACACGGCCAGCTTCAAACGGTATCTGGACACGGACAATAAGTTATACGTTCGTGGAGCCGTGTACCGCTCGGTTTTCGATGCCGACGCCATCCGTACTTCACTGACTGCTCTGGCCAGGAAAAAAGATACAAACGATGTACAGGTGAACCTGTATCGCCGTTCGATCAGCCACAACCAGCCGCGTCTGGACAAAAACACGGTGATTCAGTTTGATCTGGTGGGGGATCAAATCGAGACGGGAGCGATTCGTCATACCTTCATGATCGGAGCCGATTACAAACTCACCGATCTGACCGAGTCTGCCTATAATACGATCAATATTCCCGGTATCATCAACGTTTTCGATCCCGCAACGATCTCCAATACGCTGCCTTACGGGACGGCTAATTTTACGAAAACGGGTGAAACACTCAGTAAAACCACCAACATGGGTCTGACGGCTCAGGACGTTATCTCGGTAACCGACTGGCTGAAAGCCTTCGTGGGCATTCGTTATAGCACCAATCAAAGTACATCTCCGCTGAATTCCGCCTTTACCCGCACGCACTTCTGGAATCCGCTGGGTGGAATCATGGTAACGGTGAAAAAAGGACTGAATCTGTTTGCTTCGTACACCAACAGTACCCGGCCGGAAAACGTAAGCCAGGTCGATGAAAACGGCAATACGTTCGGCAACAGCTTTGTCAACCAGATTGAAGCCGGGATCAAATCCGACTGGCTGAATAACCGCTTACGCTTTAACCTGACGCTGTATCGGATCGAGCAGAAAAACCTGATCGAACAGCTCTACGACGTCAACAATGCACCCATTCAGGTCAATGGCCGGAATGTCTACCGGGCCAGTGGCGATGATCGCCGTCAAGGGGTAGAGGTAGAGCTGACGGGCCGTATCCTGGAAAACCTCGAAGCGATTGTCGGGTACTCCATGATCGACGCTCAGTATCGCAACACCGTCGTAAACGTAGAAGGCTCAGCTCCCAACAACACGCCGAAACATACCTTCAACGGTTGGCTAAACTACACCGTCAACCGGGGTTCATTGAAAAACCTGAACGTAGGTCTGGGCGTATACTACCTCGGCGAACGTCCCTACAACGACTGGACGCAAGTGGGCTACCTCACGCACGGACTCGATACGAGCAAGGAACCCTGGTACAACAAAGCGTATACGCTGGTAAACGCTCAGCTGGGCTACCAGATCAATCAGCAGTGGGGTTTACGCGTACTGGCCAATAACCTCTTCGGAACGGTTGGCTACGATGCGTACCGTACCTCGTTCATCGACCGGATTCAGCCGCGTAATTTCTCGGGTATACTTACGTATCGATTCTAG
- the aspS gene encoding aspartate--tRNA ligase, giving the protein MLRTHTCGEGRLTQVGQEVTLCGWVQRIRDKGGMIWIDLRDRYGITQLIFEEGSTDASVTETARSLGREYVVAATGTIVERVAKNPNLPTGDIEVKVTKLEVLNPAKLPPFLIEDETDGGDDIRMKYRYLDLRRGIVRKNLELRHQVARRARQYLDDLNFIEVETPVLIKSTPEGARDFVVPSRMNPGEFYALPQSPQTFKQLLMVSGFDRYYQIVKCFRDEDLRADRQPEFTQIDCEMSFVTQEDVLNTFEGLVRHLFRTVKNIELPETLVRMPYSEAMRRFGSDKPDIRFGMEFVELKGEDADLTSGKNFVVFDSAELVVGIAAPGCAEYTRKQVDELTEWVKRPQVGAKGLVYARVNADGSVKSSVDKFYTEEELKGWAEKFGAKPGDLILILAGAADKTRKQLNELRLELGNRLGLRNPDVYSVHWVVDFPLLEWSEEENRYFAMHHPFTSPKPEDMDLIATDPGKVRANAYDMVINGVEVGGGSVRIFQKDIQSRMFDLLGFTPEEAQHQFGFLLNAFEFGAPPHAGIAFGFDRLCSLFGGADTIRDFIAFPKNNAGRDIMIDSPSTIAQKQLDELKIKTAL; this is encoded by the coding sequence ATGCTACGTACACATACTTGCGGCGAAGGCCGCCTTACCCAGGTTGGCCAGGAAGTAACCCTGTGCGGCTGGGTGCAACGCATCCGCGATAAAGGAGGAATGATCTGGATCGACCTGCGGGATCGATACGGCATTACTCAGTTGATTTTTGAAGAAGGTTCTACCGATGCTTCCGTTACGGAAACGGCCCGTTCCCTGGGTCGTGAATACGTGGTGGCAGCTACGGGGACCATCGTCGAGCGGGTTGCTAAAAATCCAAATTTGCCTACGGGTGATATTGAAGTGAAGGTTACGAAGCTGGAAGTATTGAATCCGGCCAAATTACCTCCCTTCCTCATCGAAGACGAAACCGACGGTGGCGACGACATCCGGATGAAGTACCGCTACCTGGATCTTCGTCGGGGTATCGTACGCAAGAACCTGGAGCTTCGCCATCAGGTGGCTCGCCGGGCTCGTCAGTACCTGGATGATCTGAATTTCATTGAAGTAGAAACGCCCGTTTTGATTAAATCGACGCCCGAAGGAGCCCGCGATTTCGTCGTACCGAGCCGGATGAATCCGGGTGAATTTTACGCCCTCCCCCAATCGCCGCAAACGTTCAAGCAATTGCTGATGGTATCGGGTTTTGACCGGTACTACCAGATTGTGAAGTGTTTTCGGGATGAAGATTTGCGGGCGGACCGTCAGCCAGAATTTACGCAGATCGATTGTGAAATGTCGTTCGTTACGCAGGAAGACGTCCTGAACACCTTTGAAGGACTCGTTCGTCACCTGTTCCGTACCGTAAAAAATATTGAATTGCCTGAGACGCTCGTTCGGATGCCGTACTCCGAAGCCATGCGTCGCTTCGGTTCGGACAAACCCGATATTCGTTTCGGTATGGAGTTCGTGGAGCTGAAAGGCGAAGATGCGGACCTGACTTCGGGTAAGAACTTCGTGGTCTTTGATTCCGCTGAACTCGTGGTAGGTATCGCTGCTCCGGGTTGTGCTGAGTATACCCGCAAGCAAGTCGACGAATTAACGGAATGGGTAAAACGCCCACAGGTAGGTGCCAAAGGGCTGGTGTACGCCCGCGTGAATGCGGACGGTTCGGTCAAATCGTCGGTGGATAAGTTTTATACGGAAGAAGAACTCAAAGGCTGGGCCGAGAAATTCGGTGCCAAACCCGGTGATCTGATTCTGATTCTGGCGGGTGCCGCGGACAAAACCCGGAAGCAACTCAACGAACTGCGTCTGGAACTGGGTAACCGCCTGGGTCTGCGTAACCCCGATGTATATTCGGTTCACTGGGTGGTTGACTTTCCCCTGCTGGAATGGAGTGAAGAAGAAAACCGCTACTTCGCCATGCACCACCCCTTTACGAGTCCGAAACCCGAAGATATGGACCTCATCGCAACGGATCCCGGCAAGGTACGGGCCAATGCCTACGATATGGTCATCAACGGCGTGGAAGTGGGCGGTGGTTCCGTTCGTATTTTTCAGAAGGATATTCAATCCCGGATGTTCGACCTGTTAGGCTTTACGCCCGAAGAAGCCCAGCATCAGTTTGGCTTCCTGCTGAATGCCTTTGAATTTGGTGCCCCTCCGCACGCGGGGATTGCTTTTGGTTTCGACCGTTTGTGTTCGCTCTTCGGTGGAGCTGATACGATTCGTGATTTCATCGCGTTCCCGAAAAACAACGCGGGTCGTGACATCATGATTGATAGTCCTTCTACGATCGCTCAGAAGCAACTGGACGAACTGAAGATCAAAACGGCTCTTTAA
- a CDS encoding helix-turn-helix transcriptional regulator, with protein MEVDVRIQGTEQWLCHQTFAAADSGQLSEKHVNVHSPTLGTIQEKQTLAGSYFICDIDFQVATPTVLDKQVHGEALQMHFLLEANSTLTIKGLGESRVFSAYEHTLGYLPESESLYRLTPGAVPLEYFTVVIPSETYFRLLPPESPLHPDFFGQCPHYYMAPRNGTVSPEMARIIRSMQSCQRTGDLKRLFLEARILELLMLQIEQLHTQPLDWQRADERKLLEAREILQARYQHPPTIQELSRLVGLNEFKLKKGFKTSFDTTIYHYVSELRMQQARQWLLDREKTIGEIAHSVGYKNHAHFTAAYKRHFGELPSQYSREKE; from the coding sequence ATGGAAGTGGATGTACGCATTCAGGGAACCGAACAGTGGCTTTGCCACCAGACTTTTGCAGCAGCAGACTCCGGTCAGCTTTCCGAAAAACACGTGAACGTCCATTCGCCCACCCTGGGTACGATTCAGGAAAAACAAACCCTTGCAGGAAGCTATTTCATTTGTGATATTGATTTCCAGGTTGCTACGCCGACGGTGCTGGATAAGCAGGTGCACGGCGAGGCTTTGCAGATGCATTTTTTGCTGGAAGCCAACAGTACCCTCACGATCAAAGGACTGGGAGAGTCGCGGGTATTTTCGGCCTATGAACACACACTAGGCTATTTACCCGAATCAGAGAGTCTCTATCGTCTTACGCCCGGAGCGGTACCGCTGGAGTATTTTACAGTGGTGATTCCAAGCGAAACGTATTTCCGGTTATTGCCGCCGGAGAGCCCCCTTCATCCCGATTTTTTTGGTCAGTGTCCGCATTACTACATGGCTCCCCGAAACGGTACCGTTAGCCCGGAAATGGCCCGGATCATTCGTTCCATGCAAAGCTGCCAGCGAACGGGCGACCTGAAACGGCTCTTTCTGGAAGCCCGCATTCTGGAATTGCTCATGCTACAGATCGAGCAACTGCATACACAACCCCTCGACTGGCAGCGGGCCGACGAACGCAAGCTGCTGGAAGCCCGGGAGATTCTTCAGGCCCGTTACCAGCATCCACCTACCATTCAGGAGCTTTCCCGACTGGTGGGACTGAATGAATTCAAACTCAAAAAGGGATTCAAAACCAGTTTCGACACGACGATTTATCACTACGTAAGTGAATTACGGATGCAACAGGCCCGGCAGTGGCTACTGGATCGGGAGAAAACCATTGGTGAAATTGCCCACAGCGTCGGCTACAAGAACCACGCCCATTTTACGGCCGCCTACAAGCGTCATTTCGGCGAACTGCCCAGTCAGTATTCCAGGGAAAAAGAATAG
- a CDS encoding RNA polymerase sigma factor, whose protein sequence is MKKSSAIPPDESLLAQLWVRFKDGEGEAFDLLVERRYRILFNYATRFTKERELIQDCIQDLFLELWDRRAYLVETPCVTIYLLKALRNNLLRDLRNRNRLDDRTDLADTDLDYSDGLNIEREWISDELSLENERNLRQAIEQLPKRLQEVIFLKFYEGLDNEEIAQIMGIERQSAANTLHRALYQLKNQIPMLVRIMLLPFFTSFA, encoded by the coding sequence ATGAAAAAGTCTTCCGCTATACCACCGGATGAATCTTTACTGGCTCAGCTTTGGGTCCGTTTCAAAGATGGCGAGGGTGAAGCTTTTGATCTGCTGGTTGAGAGACGTTACCGGATTCTTTTCAACTACGCTACCCGGTTTACGAAAGAGCGGGAGCTGATTCAGGACTGCATTCAGGATTTATTTCTGGAGTTGTGGGACCGGCGGGCGTACCTGGTAGAAACCCCCTGCGTTACAATTTATCTATTAAAAGCTTTACGCAATAACCTCCTGCGGGATCTGCGGAATCGAAACCGACTCGATGATCGTACGGACTTGGCTGATACAGACCTTGACTACTCGGATGGACTCAATATCGAGCGGGAATGGATCAGTGACGAGCTGTCATTGGAAAATGAACGTAACCTGCGACAAGCCATCGAGCAATTACCTAAGCGTCTACAGGAAGTCATTTTCCTGAAATTTTACGAAGGCCTCGATAATGAAGAGATCGCTCAGATCATGGGAATCGAGCGGCAATCGGCGGCCAATACCCTACACCGGGCCTTGTATCAGCTAAAAAATCAGATTCCTATGTTGGTGAGAATCATGCTCTTACCTTTTTTTACTTCGTTTGCTTAA
- a CDS encoding PQQ-dependent sugar dehydrogenase, with translation MIFKYLALGSVLFLTGLNFSNVPGNTPPESPETTFKTLCSSCHGDVQAFVDRKWKHGTTKPELMASITHGYPDFGMPAWENTLKPEQIEGIAQLIQTSIEKGNRYSFASKPKSNVFKTEAFTAKLDTVAAGLSNPWGLAFLPEGKLLVADRNGKIYLVEKNQQKTEVTGGPSVLAEGQGGLLDVVLHPDFTKNHWVYFSYSAFKDAPEGKLSTTAVMRARLDGTQLSDQKIIFEALPYSKTRHHYGSRMVFDKNGHLFVTVGERGSEKTNPQNLDSDLGKIHRIKDDGTPVADNPFKDKTKGTIYSWGHRNPQGLLIDPATGTIWETEHGPRGGDELNIIRKGANYGWPVISYGINYDGKVITDLKAKEGMEQAQTYWVPSIAPSGLALVEGSRYPAWKGNLLVGSLRFKYLNRCVLKNNKVVKEEILFPNIGRVRNVKMGPDGYAYVAVEDPGYIYRVLVAN, from the coding sequence ATGATTTTCAAATACCTGGCCCTTGGATCAGTCCTATTTCTGACGGGACTTAACTTCTCGAATGTACCCGGCAATACGCCTCCCGAATCACCGGAAACTACGTTTAAGACCCTGTGTTCGAGTTGTCACGGTGATGTACAGGCGTTCGTTGACCGCAAGTGGAAACACGGCACGACCAAACCCGAACTCATGGCCAGCATCACGCACGGGTATCCTGATTTTGGCATGCCTGCCTGGGAAAATACGCTGAAACCTGAGCAAATTGAAGGCATTGCCCAGCTCATTCAGACGAGTATTGAAAAAGGTAATCGGTATAGTTTCGCCAGTAAGCCCAAATCTAATGTATTTAAAACCGAAGCTTTTACGGCTAAACTCGATACCGTAGCTGCGGGGCTGTCGAATCCCTGGGGACTGGCTTTTCTGCCCGAAGGAAAGCTGCTGGTTGCGGATCGAAACGGCAAGATTTACCTGGTTGAAAAAAATCAGCAAAAAACCGAAGTGACGGGTGGTCCGAGCGTACTGGCCGAAGGTCAGGGCGGCTTACTCGACGTCGTACTACACCCGGATTTTACCAAAAATCATTGGGTATACTTTTCCTATTCGGCTTTTAAGGACGCTCCGGAAGGAAAGCTATCGACCACTGCCGTCATGCGGGCTAGGCTAGACGGCACGCAGTTAAGCGATCAGAAAATCATTTTTGAAGCCCTGCCCTACTCCAAAACCCGTCATCACTACGGCTCGCGGATGGTCTTCGATAAAAACGGTCATTTGTTTGTGACGGTCGGTGAACGCGGTAGTGAAAAGACGAATCCGCAGAACCTGGATAGCGATTTGGGTAAGATTCACCGCATCAAAGACGATGGTACACCGGTCGCCGACAATCCGTTCAAGGATAAAACCAAAGGCACCATTTATTCCTGGGGACACCGGAATCCGCAGGGGCTGCTCATCGATCCGGCAACGGGCACGATCTGGGAAACCGAGCACGGGCCACGGGGCGGCGACGAGCTAAACATTATTCGCAAAGGAGCTAATTACGGATGGCCCGTCATTTCGTATGGAATCAATTACGACGGCAAAGTCATTACCGATCTGAAAGCCAAGGAAGGTATGGAACAGGCTCAGACCTACTGGGTTCCATCGATTGCTCCGAGTGGACTGGCTCTGGTGGAAGGTTCGCGGTATCCGGCCTGGAAAGGTAATCTGCTGGTAGGTTCCTTACGCTTCAAATACCTCAATCGCTGCGTGCTCAAGAATAATAAAGTGGTGAAAGAAGAAATTCTCTTCCCCAATATTGGTCGCGTCCGGAATGTCAAAATGGGTCCGGATGGATACGCCTACGTAGCGGTGGAAGATCCGGGGTACATTTATCGGGTACTTGTCGCGAATTAA
- the moeB gene encoding molybdopterin-synthase adenylyltransferase MoeB, producing the protein MLSSAEKQRYQKHLLLPEVGAEGQERLKNARVLVVGAGGLGCPVLLYLAAAGVGTLGIVDGDTVDETNLQRQVLYDAADVDRPKATTAAAQLRRLNDLIDYEVFTTHLVAENAASIIERFDLVVDCTDNFSVRYLINDVCVLSAKPFVYGAIHRFEGQVSVFNYPSNGILGPTYRCLFPSPPSGLEIPNCSEVGVLGILPGMIGMYQANEVIKIITGVGKVLSGELMLMDLLENTQRKMKFKRRTDAEMLAQQGMETHRKLAANVLLPNEISAIELMRQLKREPDTFLLDVRNSDEYEVCHLPGAVLIPMPTIPTSVKHIPRDRPVIVYCHHGMRSASVIQYLEQEHGYDNLTNLDGGIHAWADEVDLRMAKY; encoded by the coding sequence ATGCTTTCTTCCGCAGAAAAACAGAGATATCAAAAACATCTTCTCTTGCCCGAGGTCGGTGCAGAAGGACAGGAACGACTGAAAAATGCCCGCGTGCTGGTAGTGGGTGCAGGAGGATTGGGATGCCCGGTTCTATTGTATCTGGCGGCAGCGGGCGTAGGTACCTTGGGTATTGTGGACGGCGATACGGTGGATGAAACCAATCTGCAACGACAGGTACTCTATGATGCCGCCGACGTGGATCGGCCCAAGGCCACCACGGCCGCGGCTCAATTACGTCGGTTAAATGATCTGATTGATTACGAAGTTTTTACGACGCATCTGGTGGCTGAAAATGCCGCCAGTATCATCGAACGATTCGATTTGGTTGTGGACTGTACCGATAATTTCTCCGTTCGCTATCTGATCAATGACGTTTGTGTACTCTCAGCAAAACCCTTTGTATATGGAGCTATTCATCGTTTTGAAGGTCAGGTTTCCGTATTCAACTACCCATCTAACGGCATTTTAGGACCCACGTATCGTTGTTTATTCCCCAGTCCGCCGAGTGGACTTGAGATACCTAATTGTTCGGAAGTAGGTGTACTGGGCATTTTACCCGGCATGATCGGGATGTACCAGGCCAATGAAGTGATTAAGATCATTACCGGGGTGGGTAAAGTGCTGTCGGGCGAACTGATGCTGATGGATTTGCTCGAAAATACCCAGCGAAAAATGAAGTTCAAACGCCGGACTGATGCCGAAATGCTGGCTCAACAAGGCATGGAAACGCACCGAAAATTGGCGGCCAATGTTTTGTTACCCAATGAAATCTCGGCCATTGAACTCATGCGGCAACTCAAACGGGAGCCGGATACCTTTTTACTCGACGTTCGTAATAGTGATGAGTACGAAGTGTGTCACTTGCCCGGAGCCGTGCTGATTCCCATGCCCACGATTCCGACCAGCGTTAAACATATCCCACGCGATCGTCCCGTGATTGTCTATTGTCACCACGGGATGCGTTCGGCGAGTGTCATTCAGTACCTCGAACAGGAACATGGCTACGATAACCTTACCAATTTAGACGGGGGCATTCATGCCTGGGCAGATGAAGTCGATCTTCGGATGGCGAAGTATTGA